One genomic window of Salvelinus alpinus chromosome 9, SLU_Salpinus.1, whole genome shotgun sequence includes the following:
- the LOC139530456 gene encoding serine/threonine-protein phosphatase 2A 56 kDa regulatory subunit gamma isoform-like isoform X5: MHLIPMGLSSQWLLCTSEGPRILHNKEVICCLDCAPAEQEKLFVQKLRQCCVLFDFLSDPLSDLKWKEVKRAALSEMVEYITHNRNVITEPIYPEVVHMFAVNMFRTLPPSSNPTGAEFDPEEDEPTLEAAWPHLQLVYEFFLRFLESPDFQPNIAKKYIDQKFVMQLLDLFDSEDPRERDFLKTTLHRIYGKFLGLRAYIRKHINNIFYRFIYETEHHNGIAELLEILGSIINGFALPLKEEHKIFLLKVLLPLHKVKSLSVYHPQLAYCVVQFLEKDSTLTEPVVMALLKYWPKTHSPKEVMFLNELEEILDVIEPSEFVKVMEPLFRQLAKCVSSPHFQVAERALYYWNNEYIMSLISDNAAKILPIMFPALYRNSKTHWNKTIHGLIYNALKLFMEMNQKLFDDCTQQFRAEKNKEKAKSKEREEAWLKIENLAKSNPHVVC, from the exons ATGCACCTAATTCCAATGGGCCTTTCCAGCCAGTGGCTCTTATGCACTTCAGAG GGCCCCCGTATACTACACAACAAGGAAGTGATTTGCTGTTTGG actgtGCTCCGGCGGAGCAGGAGAAGCTGTTTGTGCAGAAGCTGCGCCAGTGTTGCGTGCTCTTTGACTTCCTGTCGGACCCACTAAGTGACCTGAAATGGAAGGAGGTGAAGCGGGCGGCGCTGAGCGAGATGGTCGAGTACATCACCCACAACAGGAACGTCATCACAGAGCCCATCTACCCTGAGGTGGTGCACATG TTTGCGGTGAACATGTTCCGAACGTTGCCTCCGTCGTCCAATCCCACAGGAGCAGAGTTTGACCCGGAGGAGGACGAGCCTACACTTGAGGCTGCATGGCCACATCTCCAG CTCGTCTATGAATTTTTCCTTCGGTTTTTAGAATCTCCCGACTTTCAACCGAACATAGCAAAGAAGTACATCGACCAAAAATTTGTGATGCAG CTTTTagacctgtttgacagtgaggaCCCACGGGAGAGGGACTTCCTCAAAACCACTCTCCACAGGATCTATGGGAAATTCCTGGGACTACGGGCCTACATCAGAAAACACATCAATAATATATTTTATAG GTTTATCTATGAGACCGAGCACCATAATGGAATTGCAGAATTACTGGAGATACTCGGAAG TATAATCAATGGGTTTGCCTTACCACTAAAAGAGGAGCACAAGATTTTCCTGTTAAAGGTCCTGTTGCCTTTGCACAAAGTCAAATCACTTAGTGTCTATCATCCACAG CTGGCATACTGTGTTGTGCAATTTCTAGAGAAGGACAGCACTCTCACTGAACCA GTGGTAATGGCACTTCTCAAATACTGGCCAAAGACTCACAGCCCCAAAGAGGTGATGTTCCTCAATGAGctggaggagattctggacgtcATTGAGCCGTCTGAGTTCGTCAAGGTCATGGAGCCACTCTTCAGGCAGCTGGCAAAGTGTGTGTCCAGCCCGCACTTCCAG GTAGCAGAGAGAGCTCTGTACTACTGGAACAATGAGTACATCATGAGTCTAATCAGCGACAATGCAGCCAAAATCCTACCCATCATGTTCCCGGCACTCTACCGTAACTCCAAGACCCACTGGAACAA gaccaTCCATGGCCTCATCTACAATGCTCTCAAGCTCTTCATGGAGATGAACCAGAAGCTGTTTGATGACTGCACACAGCAGTTCAGAGCAGAGAAAAATAA
- the LOC139530456 gene encoding serine/threonine-protein phosphatase 2A 56 kDa regulatory subunit gamma isoform-like isoform X6 — translation MHLIPMGLSSQWLLCTSEGPRILHNKEVICCLDCAPAEQEKLFVQKLRQCCVLFDFLSDPLSDLKWKEVKRAALSEMVEYITHNRNVITEPIYPEVVHMFAVNMFRTLPPSSNPTGAEFDPEEDEPTLEAAWPHLQLVYEFFLRFLESPDFQPNIAKKYIDQKFVMQLLDLFDSEDPRERDFLKTTLHRIYGKFLGLRAYIRKHINNIFYRFIYETEHHNGIAELLEILGSIINGFALPLKEEHKIFLLKVLLPLHKVKSLSVYHPQLAYCVVQFLEKDSTLTEPVVMALLKYWPKTHSPKEVMFLNELEEILDVIEPSEFVKVMEPLFRQLAKCVSSPHFQVAERALYYWNNEYIMSLISDNAAKILPIMFPALYRNSKTHWNKTIHGLIYNALKLFMEMNQKLFDDCTQQFRAEKNKEKAKSKEREEAWLKIENLAKSNPHFTG, via the exons ATGCACCTAATTCCAATGGGCCTTTCCAGCCAGTGGCTCTTATGCACTTCAGAG GGCCCCCGTATACTACACAACAAGGAAGTGATTTGCTGTTTGG actgtGCTCCGGCGGAGCAGGAGAAGCTGTTTGTGCAGAAGCTGCGCCAGTGTTGCGTGCTCTTTGACTTCCTGTCGGACCCACTAAGTGACCTGAAATGGAAGGAGGTGAAGCGGGCGGCGCTGAGCGAGATGGTCGAGTACATCACCCACAACAGGAACGTCATCACAGAGCCCATCTACCCTGAGGTGGTGCACATG TTTGCGGTGAACATGTTCCGAACGTTGCCTCCGTCGTCCAATCCCACAGGAGCAGAGTTTGACCCGGAGGAGGACGAGCCTACACTTGAGGCTGCATGGCCACATCTCCAG CTCGTCTATGAATTTTTCCTTCGGTTTTTAGAATCTCCCGACTTTCAACCGAACATAGCAAAGAAGTACATCGACCAAAAATTTGTGATGCAG CTTTTagacctgtttgacagtgaggaCCCACGGGAGAGGGACTTCCTCAAAACCACTCTCCACAGGATCTATGGGAAATTCCTGGGACTACGGGCCTACATCAGAAAACACATCAATAATATATTTTATAG GTTTATCTATGAGACCGAGCACCATAATGGAATTGCAGAATTACTGGAGATACTCGGAAG TATAATCAATGGGTTTGCCTTACCACTAAAAGAGGAGCACAAGATTTTCCTGTTAAAGGTCCTGTTGCCTTTGCACAAAGTCAAATCACTTAGTGTCTATCATCCACAG CTGGCATACTGTGTTGTGCAATTTCTAGAGAAGGACAGCACTCTCACTGAACCA GTGGTAATGGCACTTCTCAAATACTGGCCAAAGACTCACAGCCCCAAAGAGGTGATGTTCCTCAATGAGctggaggagattctggacgtcATTGAGCCGTCTGAGTTCGTCAAGGTCATGGAGCCACTCTTCAGGCAGCTGGCAAAGTGTGTGTCCAGCCCGCACTTCCAG GTAGCAGAGAGAGCTCTGTACTACTGGAACAATGAGTACATCATGAGTCTAATCAGCGACAATGCAGCCAAAATCCTACCCATCATGTTCCCGGCACTCTACCGTAACTCCAAGACCCACTGGAACAA gaccaTCCATGGCCTCATCTACAATGCTCTCAAGCTCTTCATGGAGATGAACCAGAAGCTGTTTGATGACTGCACACAGCAGTTCAGAGCAGAGAAAAATAA
- the LOC139530456 gene encoding serine/threonine-protein phosphatase 2A 56 kDa regulatory subunit gamma isoform-like isoform X7 — protein sequence MHLIPMGLSSQWLLCTSEGPRILHNKEVICCLDCAPAEQEKLFVQKLRQCCVLFDFLSDPLSDLKWKEVKRAALSEMVEYITHNRNVITEPIYPEVVHMFAVNMFRTLPPSSNPTGAEFDPEEDEPTLEAAWPHLQLVYEFFLRFLESPDFQPNIAKKYIDQKFVMQLLDLFDSEDPRERDFLKTTLHRIYGKFLGLRAYIRKHINNIFYRFIYETEHHNGIAELLEILGSIINGFALPLKEEHKIFLLKVLLPLHKVKSLSVYHPQLAYCVVQFLEKDSTLTEPVVMALLKYWPKTHSPKEVMFLNELEEILDVIEPSEFVKVMEPLFRQLAKCVSSPHFQVAERALYYWNNEYIMSLISDNAAKILPIMFPALYRNSKTHWNKTIHGLIYNALKLFMEMNQKLFDDCTQQFRAEKNNGPRR from the exons ATGCACCTAATTCCAATGGGCCTTTCCAGCCAGTGGCTCTTATGCACTTCAGAG GGCCCCCGTATACTACACAACAAGGAAGTGATTTGCTGTTTGG actgtGCTCCGGCGGAGCAGGAGAAGCTGTTTGTGCAGAAGCTGCGCCAGTGTTGCGTGCTCTTTGACTTCCTGTCGGACCCACTAAGTGACCTGAAATGGAAGGAGGTGAAGCGGGCGGCGCTGAGCGAGATGGTCGAGTACATCACCCACAACAGGAACGTCATCACAGAGCCCATCTACCCTGAGGTGGTGCACATG TTTGCGGTGAACATGTTCCGAACGTTGCCTCCGTCGTCCAATCCCACAGGAGCAGAGTTTGACCCGGAGGAGGACGAGCCTACACTTGAGGCTGCATGGCCACATCTCCAG CTCGTCTATGAATTTTTCCTTCGGTTTTTAGAATCTCCCGACTTTCAACCGAACATAGCAAAGAAGTACATCGACCAAAAATTTGTGATGCAG CTTTTagacctgtttgacagtgaggaCCCACGGGAGAGGGACTTCCTCAAAACCACTCTCCACAGGATCTATGGGAAATTCCTGGGACTACGGGCCTACATCAGAAAACACATCAATAATATATTTTATAG GTTTATCTATGAGACCGAGCACCATAATGGAATTGCAGAATTACTGGAGATACTCGGAAG TATAATCAATGGGTTTGCCTTACCACTAAAAGAGGAGCACAAGATTTTCCTGTTAAAGGTCCTGTTGCCTTTGCACAAAGTCAAATCACTTAGTGTCTATCATCCACAG CTGGCATACTGTGTTGTGCAATTTCTAGAGAAGGACAGCACTCTCACTGAACCA GTGGTAATGGCACTTCTCAAATACTGGCCAAAGACTCACAGCCCCAAAGAGGTGATGTTCCTCAATGAGctggaggagattctggacgtcATTGAGCCGTCTGAGTTCGTCAAGGTCATGGAGCCACTCTTCAGGCAGCTGGCAAAGTGTGTGTCCAGCCCGCACTTCCAG GTAGCAGAGAGAGCTCTGTACTACTGGAACAATGAGTACATCATGAGTCTAATCAGCGACAATGCAGCCAAAATCCTACCCATCATGTTCCCGGCACTCTACCGTAACTCCAAGACCCACTGGAACAA gaccaTCCATGGCCTCATCTACAATGCTCTCAAGCTCTTCATGGAGATGAACCAGAAGCTGTTTGATGACTGCACACAGCAGTTCAGAGCAGAGAAAAATAA